The Candidatus Hinthialibacter antarcticus genome contains a region encoding:
- the lysS gene encoding lysine--tRNA ligase has protein sequence MADTKKTLRDERIEMINELRSLGVNPYPDRYEKTHSLKAANQLEEGAKGVKVAGRVIAIRKMGKLSFAHIQDVEAKLQLCFTKNDLGDEQYTFFKKYVDIGDFIGVEGEMFVTKTGETTVKADSMQLLAKSLQTLPEKWHGLTDLETRYRRRYLDLIMNEDSRKCFTLRAAVIKTIRRFLEDDSFIEVETPILQSKPSGALAKPFVTHHNSMDIDVFLRIAPETYLKRLIVGGYDKVFEFAKCFRNEGISAAHLQEFMMLEYYAAYWNFEDNMDYTERMLAHTVETVCGSMQVEYMGQTIDFTTPWPRKSLQELIEQYAGIDINEHKTKEALMQAISDKSIKLEDIDLGGLGWGALVDVLYKKTCRPNLVAPLFLTSHPKELSPLARANDDDPTITDRFQLVVAGMEIVNAYSELVDPVDQRDRLMSQQNLRDAGDDEAMPFDEDYVHCMEYGMPPISGWGMGIDRFTALLTNEENIKNTVYFPLMRPLQSKAEEE, from the coding sequence ATGGCGGATACCAAGAAGACGCTGCGTGACGAGCGCATCGAAATGATTAACGAATTACGGTCGTTGGGCGTGAATCCCTATCCTGACCGTTACGAGAAGACCCACTCGCTCAAAGCAGCCAACCAGCTCGAAGAAGGCGCCAAAGGCGTCAAGGTCGCGGGCCGGGTGATTGCCATTCGCAAGATGGGCAAACTCAGTTTCGCCCATATTCAAGACGTCGAAGCGAAACTGCAATTGTGTTTCACCAAAAACGACCTGGGCGACGAACAATATACCTTCTTCAAAAAATACGTTGACATCGGCGACTTCATCGGCGTTGAGGGCGAGATGTTCGTCACCAAGACGGGCGAGACCACCGTCAAAGCCGATTCGATGCAGCTGCTCGCCAAGTCGCTGCAGACCCTGCCCGAAAAATGGCACGGCCTCACCGACCTCGAGACGCGCTACCGCCGCCGCTATCTCGATCTGATCATGAACGAAGACTCGCGCAAATGCTTCACGCTGCGCGCCGCCGTGATTAAGACCATCCGCCGTTTTCTCGAAGACGACAGCTTCATCGAAGTCGAAACCCCTATCCTGCAATCGAAGCCGTCGGGCGCATTGGCCAAGCCGTTCGTCACTCATCACAATTCGATGGACATCGACGTGTTTCTGCGCATCGCGCCGGAGACTTACCTCAAGCGCTTGATCGTCGGCGGTTATGACAAGGTGTTTGAGTTCGCCAAGTGTTTTCGCAATGAGGGCATCTCCGCCGCGCACTTGCAGGAATTCATGATGCTTGAATATTACGCGGCCTATTGGAACTTTGAAGACAACATGGATTATACCGAGCGCATGTTGGCGCATACCGTCGAGACCGTGTGCGGCTCGATGCAGGTGGAATACATGGGGCAGACGATTGACTTCACCACGCCCTGGCCGCGCAAGTCGCTGCAAGAATTGATTGAGCAATACGCCGGCATCGACATCAACGAACACAAAACCAAAGAAGCGCTCATGCAGGCGATTTCTGACAAGAGCATCAAACTCGAAGACATTGACCTTGGCGGATTAGGCTGGGGCGCGCTGGTGGATGTTCTTTATAAAAAGACCTGCCGTCCGAACCTGGTCGCGCCGCTGTTTTTAACCTCGCACCCCAAAGAACTTTCGCCGCTGGCGCGCGCCAACGATGACGATCCCACCATCACCGACCGCTTTCAATTGGTGGTCGCGGGCATGGAAATCGTCAACGCGTATTCAGAACTGGTCGATCCGGTCGACCAGCGCGACCGCTTGATGTCTCAACAAAACCTGCGTGACGCGGGCGACGATGAGGCCATGCCGTTCGATGAAGATTACGTTCACTGTATGGAATACGGCATGCCGCCGATCTCCGGCTGGGGCATGGGCATCGACCGCTTCACCGCGCTGCTCACCAATGAAGAGAATATCAAAAACACGGTCTATTTCCCGCTGATGCGCCCGCTGCAATCGAAAGCAGAGGAAGAATAA
- a CDS encoding NAD(P)-dependent oxidoreductase encodes MKKIGFVGIGLMGLPMSRNLMKAGYELYVYNRTAAKCDPLKDEGATVCATPKAVGEQCELVFTCVGDVPDVEEVVLGPNGVSQGLASGGVIIDCTTSSPKLAQEMHAKLKEKGIDILDAPVSGGPEGAKQGTLSVMVGGDDDVFAKAKPVLEAVGKTITHIGPAGAGQITKGVNQIVLAVNMMGIAEGIIFAQKSGLDPNKVLEAIGGGAAGSWIMPKRGPLMIDEKFETPFFKIGHHTKDMRIATEWAKEIGANLELAGRLYDMMKPIVDEGKFDFDHSSLFLHAKRANE; translated from the coding sequence ATGAAGAAGATTGGATTCGTCGGCATCGGTCTGATGGGCCTGCCCATGTCGCGCAACTTAATGAAGGCCGGATACGAACTCTATGTTTACAATCGCACCGCCGCAAAGTGCGATCCGCTTAAAGACGAAGGCGCGACCGTTTGCGCAACGCCGAAAGCCGTCGGCGAACAATGCGAACTGGTATTCACCTGCGTGGGCGACGTCCCTGACGTAGAAGAAGTGGTCCTGGGGCCGAACGGCGTGTCGCAGGGGCTGGCGTCAGGCGGCGTCATTATTGACTGCACCACCAGCTCGCCCAAACTCGCGCAGGAAATGCACGCCAAACTCAAAGAGAAAGGCATCGACATTCTCGACGCCCCCGTCAGCGGCGGGCCTGAGGGCGCCAAACAAGGCACGCTGTCGGTCATGGTGGGCGGCGACGACGACGTGTTTGCGAAAGCCAAACCCGTGCTCGAAGCGGTCGGCAAGACCATCACCCATATCGGCCCGGCGGGCGCAGGGCAGATCACCAAGGGCGTCAATCAGATCGTGCTCGCGGTCAACATGATGGGCATCGCCGAGGGCATCATCTTCGCGCAAAAGAGCGGCCTCGACCCCAACAAAGTGCTAGAAGCCATCGGCGGCGGCGCGGCAGGCTCGTGGATCATGCCCAAGCGCGGCCCGCTGATGATCGACGAAAAATTTGAGACGCCGTTCTTTAAGATCGGCCATCACACCAAAGACATGCGCATCGCCACCGAATGGGCGAAAGAGATCGGCGCCAATCTCGAACTGGCGGGGCGTTTGTATGACATGATGAAGCCGATTGTGGATGAAGGCAAATTCGACTTCGACCACTCATCGCTGTTTCTCCACGCCAAACGCGCCAACGAGTAA
- a CDS encoding PQQ-like beta-propeller repeat protein produces MNWRRSVWLVLGATLLFPPAGLILLWLRQGTKWWKKVLVSFPILIFCLVYVMLSLFAGIQLNIIEPTGGMDGIMFTQSRYDQIPASREPVTVDATLVDEEFGAYWTQFRGPNRDGKYDQTPILTDWPEAGPPQLWKQPCGGGYSSFAIANGIAYTIEQRGEQEFAVAYELVSGREVWAHSWTANFFESLGGGGPRSTPTWDDGRVYVAGATGELWCLDAETGDVIWNKNIQENATNFYYGVSGSPLIVDDMLIVQPSGKEGASFIAFNKTNGEEIWSALEEKNEYASPVVVTLAGQRQIVSYTDKRYVGLKIEDGALLWDHPVQNPNAVHMVQPLLIDENRVFHSASYGTGCEMFSVTQDNGVFKAERLWKNNRMKNKFASSILHDGFIYGLDESIFSCMNPENGERVWKGGRYGYGQFLFASGHIVLITERGELVFMKATPDGHQELARVPAIEGKTWNAPAMSDGFLLVRNAAEMACYDLRPAVE; encoded by the coding sequence ATGAATTGGCGACGGTCGGTATGGTTGGTGTTAGGCGCGACATTGTTGTTTCCCCCGGCGGGATTGATCCTGCTGTGGCTGCGACAGGGAACCAAGTGGTGGAAGAAAGTATTGGTCTCGTTTCCGATTCTTATTTTCTGTTTGGTTTATGTGATGCTGAGCCTTTTTGCCGGAATCCAACTGAACATCATCGAACCCACTGGCGGCATGGACGGCATCATGTTCACCCAAAGCCGATATGACCAGATACCAGCGAGCCGTGAGCCTGTTACGGTGGATGCAACTCTCGTCGATGAAGAATTCGGCGCCTATTGGACGCAGTTTCGCGGCCCCAACCGCGACGGCAAATACGACCAAACCCCCATCTTGACCGACTGGCCCGAAGCCGGGCCGCCTCAACTGTGGAAGCAACCCTGCGGCGGCGGGTATTCCTCATTCGCCATCGCCAATGGGATCGCCTACACCATCGAGCAACGCGGCGAGCAGGAATTTGCGGTTGCCTATGAGTTAGTCAGCGGGCGCGAAGTTTGGGCCCACAGTTGGACGGCGAATTTTTTTGAATCTCTGGGCGGCGGCGGGCCGCGCTCGACCCCGACATGGGATGACGGGCGCGTTTATGTCGCAGGCGCCACGGGCGAACTGTGGTGTCTAGACGCAGAAACGGGCGACGTAATTTGGAACAAGAACATCCAGGAAAATGCGACGAATTTTTATTACGGCGTCTCCGGCTCGCCGCTGATCGTTGACGACATGCTGATCGTCCAACCCAGTGGAAAAGAAGGCGCTTCATTCATCGCCTTCAACAAAACCAATGGAGAAGAAATCTGGAGTGCGCTCGAAGAGAAAAACGAATACGCCTCGCCTGTAGTCGTAACCCTCGCCGGACAGCGGCAGATTGTATCGTATACCGACAAGCGCTACGTCGGCCTCAAGATTGAAGACGGCGCCTTGCTTTGGGATCACCCGGTGCAAAATCCCAACGCGGTCCACATGGTGCAACCGTTGTTGATTGATGAAAACCGCGTGTTCCATTCCGCCAGTTATGGGACAGGCTGCGAGATGTTTTCAGTCACCCAAGATAACGGCGTCTTCAAGGCGGAACGGCTTTGGAAGAACAACCGCATGAAGAACAAGTTCGCCAGTTCGATCTTGCATGACGGCTTCATCTATGGCCTCGACGAATCAATATTCTCTTGCATGAATCCAGAAAACGGCGAGCGCGTCTGGAAAGGCGGGCGCTATGGCTACGGGCAGTTTCTTTTCGCCAGCGGGCACATTGTCCTCATCACCGAACGCGGCGAACTTGTTTTTATGAAAGCCACGCCCGACGGTCATCAAGAGCTCGCGCGGGTCCCTGCCATTGAAGGCAAGACCTGGAACGCGCCCGCGATGTCGGATGGTTTTTTATTGGTACGCAACGCCGCCGAGATGGCGTGTTATGACCTGCGTCCGGCGGTTGAATAA